One Micromonas commoda chromosome 5, complete sequence genomic window, ccgccgccccgtccggaggcgctcgcacgacgcgagacaaatccgccggacgcgtcgggtgcCGAGAACCTCGACGCGGCTCCTATCGTAGCCGgccccgcggcgcagcgcATGGGGGCACTGACGAGTTTCGGCCGAGTTTCGCTCTTTGCTGGGCCGGCCCCGTGCACGAAATGTAGAACACTCCGGTATGGCGCTCCGGAGACGCGGAGTCGTGCCGCTGTTGGCGGTGCTgctggcgtgcgcggcgcgcgagacgtGGGCCGGGAATGCCGTGGGATCCGCGATCGCTAGACTCCGCGGGGAGACCGGCAGTGGCGTGGTCGAGGAGACCTTCAGCTGGGACGACGTCCCCTCGAAAATCTCGACGGACGGATCAGGGAGGCGGCACCGGGAATCTGCGATCGATCCTCCCGTCGAGAACCGCGCGGTCGAGAACCCGGGGGAGTGTGTGTTCGACCCGCCGGCCCCGGGCGGGCATGGGTGGCTGTCGCAGCGCGGGATGTGCCCCGGAGTCGGCGGCAACTGTACACCGACGGGAGGACTGGCCCTGTCaggctcgccgccctcgctgCCCAGCAACTGCTCGAAGGAGTGCTACAACATCGGCACTTGCAACCAGGAGCTGGGACGATGCGACTGCCCGAGGGGCACGGAGGGGGAATCGTGCGAGTCCGGCCTGAAGGCGCCGCGCAGGAAGGGCGCGGGTGACTGCCTCAACCAGTGCAACAACCGGGGGCGGTGCGACTCGGGATTTTGCAAATGCGATGCgggcttcttcgccgcggactgCTCCACGTACTTGGACCTCGACGGAAAGCCGCGTTTGATTGACGACGAGTGGGAAGGGCGCGTCAGGCCTCCGCCTCGCATCTACATCTATCCCTTGCCCCCCAAGTTCAACGGCCACGTGGATCTGAGGCTCACCGACAGGCCCTTGGAGCAGATGATCTACGAGCGCCTGCTCTCCTCCCACCACAGGGTGGCCAAcccggaggacgcggacctGTTCTTCCTGCCCATCCCCACGCGAGCCGCGTTCCGGGGTGGGCTCGATAACGTCGGTGGGTGGCCGGGGGTGAATGATTTCTTCCACGAGGCGATCGAGTACGTCGACAACACGTGGGAGTGGAGTAAGAAGCACGAGTGGAGGAACACGATCATGGTGTTCACGGGCGACTGGGGTCCGTGCGAGTGGTTCTCCGAAAAGTATTCCAAAAAGGAAAACGACCCAGACTACGAGGCGTTCTGGAAGAAGCGGCGCAGGATCAACGAGGTGATCGCGAACGCCATCGTGTTGACGCATTGGGGGCTGACaatcgccgacgacctctACCTCGGAGGGGGACCGTGTTTTGACCCGGCGAAGGATGTGTTGATACCGCCGGTTAACCCGCACTTTGGCCTGGGCCCGTTCGACCCGGACGGGTGGAAGGCGCCCATGGGCACGCGAAGGATCGAATTCGACGTGGGTCTGCGCGGCAGCGACGTGCCCTTCGGAAGCGAACGTGCGATGACGGAGCAGGATgaaccgcggcgatggctgCTGTTCTTCGCCGGGGCCTGGGTGGACAAGCCAGCGTACGCCGACCGCCGAGCCATCGCCGAAGCCATGGCGGGCCGCGAGCAGGAGGGCATCCACGTGGTGCAGCACGCGGGTCAATTCTACGAGAAGAACtacgcgtcgtccaccttcTGCATCGCGCCGACTGGAAGCGGCTGGGGCAGGAGGATGAACTTGGCCACGCAGAGTGGCTGCATCCCCGTCATCGTCCAGGATaacatcgccgcgccgtatGATGACGTGCTCCCGTACGATGAGTTCAGCGTACGGGTGGCAAAGGCGGACATACCGAAGATACCCGACATCGTAAAGGCGATAACACCGGAGAAGCTGGACCGTATGAGGCAGCAGCTTGCGTGCGCAGCGCGGGCCCTGCAGTGGTCGAGTATATTGGGAAGCGATTTTGGGGAAGGCGGGGAGAACGACGCTTTCGCGCTGCTGATGCTCACGTTGCAGCACAGGCTGGTGACACACGTGAAACCCGAAGGTTGGGAGAAGCTGTGGGCGCCGAACGTCCCAATCAAGGACGCTTGCGACATTCCCAAGGCGCTGTCTTGCCTAAACCAGACGCAGCCAATTTGCAAGCGCCCCTGCAGCAAGCAGCTTCGTCGCTCGGGGCGGGATAAGATTGTTGAGATGCACGGTTCCTATTTTccaccgggcggcgcgctttGTACAAAGGATGACACACCGTCGaaggaggttggcgaggaggTTGGAGAGGAAGGCTTGAC contains:
- a CDS encoding glycosyltransferase family 47 protein (Exostosin-like glycosyltransferase), yielding MALRRRGVVPLLAVLLACAARETWAGNAVGSAIARLRGETGSGVVEETFSWDDVPSKISTDGSGRRHRESAIDPPVENRAVENPGECVFDPPAPGGHGWLSQRGMCPGVGGNCTPTGGLALSGSPPSLPSNCSKECYNIGTCNQELGRCDCPRGTEGESCESGLKAPRRKGAGDCLNQCNNRGRCDSGFCKCDAGFFAADCSTYLDLDGKPRLIDDEWEGRVRPPPRIYIYPLPPKFNGHVDLRLTDRPLEQMIYERLLSSHHRVANPEDADLFFLPIPTRAAFRGGLDNVGGWPGVNDFFHEAIEYVDNTWEWSKKHEWRNTIMVFTGDWGPCEWFSEKYSKKENDPDYEAFWKKRRRINEVIANAIVLTHWGLTIADDLYLGGGPCFDPAKDVLIPPVNPHFGLGPFDPDGWKAPMGTRRIEFDVGLRGSDVPFGSERAMTEQDEPRRWLLFFAGAWVDKPAYADRRAIAEAMAGREQEGIHVVQHAGQFYEKNYASSTFCIAPTGSGWGRRMNLATQSGCIPVIVQDNIAAPYDDVLPYDEFSVRVAKADIPKIPDIVKAITPEKLDRMRQQLACAARALQWSSILGSDFGEGGENDAFALLMLTLQHRLVTHVKPEGWEKLWAPNVPIKDACDIPKALSCLNQTQPICKRPCSKQLRRSGRDKIVEMHGSYFPPGGALCTKDDTPSKEVGEEVGEEGLTVTLGPSTVSNTCES